A region from the Aegilops tauschii subsp. strangulata cultivar AL8/78 chromosome 5, Aet v6.0, whole genome shotgun sequence genome encodes:
- the LOC109747637 gene encoding serine carboxypeptidase 1-like: MKSISSFSLLVLCLAALQLHANASHSPSQEAQLKKFISSRKNRASSTDTFRVRNIADRVAGSLSADSTLSDQSSMKAADKITALPGQPEGVDFDQYGGYVTVDAENGRALFYYLVESPSGASDKPLVLWLNGGPGCSSLGFGAMQELGPFRVTEDNKTLSRNMNAWNNVANVIFLESPAGVGYSYSNTSSDYDLSGDERTADDAYVFLVKWLERFPEYKDRAFYISGESYAGHYVPELAATILLHNTYNNRTVINLQGILVGNPYLDANRNIKGAVDYFWTHAVMSDEVYANITKNCDFDNLNGTFTDAACMGAAVVFDSGYIDGYNIYAPVCIDAPNGMYYPAGYLPGYDPCSYYPTDAYLNDPAVQIAFHARPTKWSGCAYLNWTDGPMSMLPTMKWLIESKLPIWIFSGDFDSVCPLPATRYSIQDMALSVTTPWRPWTAKEEVGGYVQQYAGGFTFLSVRGAGHMVPSFQPERALVMLSSFLQGVLPPYVEQQ; encoded by the exons ATGAAGAGCATTTCTTCATTCTCCCTGCTTGTCCTCTGCCTCGCTGCACTGCAGCTGCACGCCAATGCCTCCCACTCCCCGTCCCAGGAGGCTCAGCTCAAAAAGTTCATCTCGTCTAGGAAGAACCGCGCCAGCAGCACCGACACGTTCCGAGTGCGTAACATAGCTGACAGGGTTGCCGGCAGCCTGAGTGCGGACAGCACTCTTTCTGACCAGAGCTCCATGAAGGCCGCCGACAAGATCACGGCCTTGCCCGGGCAGCCGGAGGGCGTCGACTTCGACCAGTACGGCGGGTACGTCACCGTCGATGCGGAGAACGGCCGCGCGCTCTTCTACTACCTTGTCGAATCGCCTTCCGGTGCCTCGGACAAGCCACTCGTCCTGTGGCTCAACGGAG GGCCGGGATGCTCGTCGCTCGGATTCGGCGCAATGCAGGAGCTCGGCCCGTTCCGCGTAACCGAGGACAACAAAACGCTCAGCAGAAACATGAACGCATGGAACAACG TGGCTAACGTGATCTTCCTCGAGTCGCCCGCCGGAGTGGGTTATTCCTACTCGAACACGTCTTCTGACTATGATCTCAGCGGAGACGAGAGAACAGCCGATGACGCCTACGTGTTTCTGGTGAAATGGCTGGAGAGGTTCCCGGAGTACAAGGACCGGGCCTTCTATATCTCAGGGGAGAGCTACGCCGGACACTACGTGCCGGAGCTTGCCGCCACCATCCTACTCCACAACACATACAACAACAGAACCGTCATAAACCTTCAGGGCATCTTG GTGGGAAATCCGTACCTTGATGCCAACAGGAATATTAAGGGGGCAGTTGACTACTTCTGGACCCACGCGGTGATGTCGGACGAGGTCTATGCCAATATCACCAAGAACTGCGACTTCGACAACTTGAATGGTACATTTACAGATGCCGCCTGCATGGGAGCTGCCGTGGTGTTCGACTCTGGCTACATCGATGGCTACAACATATACGCTCCGGTCTGCATAGACGCGCCCAATGGAATGTATTACCCCGCTGGCTAC TTACCTGGGTATGATCCGTGCAGTTATTATCCTACGGATGCCTACCTCAATGATCCAGCGGTGCAGATAGCTTTCCACGCTAGACCGACAAAGTGGTCAGGCTGCGC ATACTTGAACTGGACAGATGGGCCAATGTCCATGCTGCCAACCATGAAATGGTTGATCGAAAGCAAGCTGCCGATTTGGATATTCAG TGGTGATTTTGATTCTGTGTGCCCGCTGCCGGCGACGAGGTATTCTATCCAAGACATGGCCCTCTCTGTGACCACTCCATGGCGCCCATGGACAGCAAAGGAGGAG GTGGGAGGCTATGTTCAGCAGTACGCCGGGGGGTTCACATTCCTATCTGTGAGGGGAGCTGGCCATATGGTTCCATCCTTCCAGCCTGAGAGGGCATTGGTGATGTTGAGCTCCTTCCTGCAAGGGGTGCTCCCACCTTACGTAGAACAGCAGTGA